A genomic segment from Salvia splendens isolate huo1 chromosome 13, SspV2, whole genome shotgun sequence encodes:
- the LOC121762634 gene encoding 29 kDa ribonucleoprotein A, chloroplastic-like: MAAASLHSLSLSLTPQTLCFVSASSLAPSSLKPLALPRPPLLSLSTPIPKFVRNVAISSELGEEVDEGEDEEASPQPNFSPELKLFVGNLPFTVDSSRLAGLFEQAGNVEMVEVIYDKATGRSRGFGFVTMSTVEEVEAAAQQFNGYELQGRALRVSSGPPPPRDENFSPRGPRGGSSIDNTNRLYVGNLAWGVDNLTLETLFSEQGKVKEATVVYDRDSGRSRGFGFVTYGSAQEVDNAIRSFDGMDLNGRSIRVSRAEARPKREY; this comes from the exons ATGGCTGCTGCCTCGCTccactccctctctctctccctcactccGCAAACCCTATGCTTCGTTTCCGCGTCTTCGCTTGCTCCCTCTTCTCTCAAACCCCTCGCATTGCCAAGGCCGccccttctctccctctctaccCCAATCCCTAAATTCGTCCGCAACGTCGCCATTTCCTCTGAATTGGGCGAAGAGGTGGACgagggagaggatgaagaggcGTCCCCGCAGCCCAATTTCTCCCCCGAGTTGAAACTTTTCGTGGGGAATTTGCCGTTCACCGTTGATAGCTCCCGGCTTGCTGGCCTGTTTGAACAAGCCGGGAATGTTGAGATGGTTGAG GTTATCTATGACAAGGCTACAGGAAGAAGCCGGGGTTTTGGTTTCGTGACTATGTCCACAGTCGAGGAAGTAGAAGCTGCCGCTCAACAATTCAATGGATAT GAACTTCAAGGTAGGGCTTTGAGGGTGAGCTCTGGCCCACCACCTCCAAGGGATGAAAATTTCTCGCCCCGAGGACCCAGGGGAGGGTCGAGTATAGACAACACCAACAGGCTTTATGTGGGTAACCTTGCGTGGGGTGTTGACAATCTTACACTCGAAACCTTGTTTAGTGAGCAGGGGAAGGTTAAGGAAGCAACTGTTGTCTATGACAGAGACAGTGGTAGGTCGAGGGGTTTTGGTTTCGTAACGTATGGTTCAGCTCAAGAGGTTGACAATGCTATCAGATCATTCGATGGCATG GACCTCAACGGTAGATCTATTCGAGTGAGCAGAGCTGAAGCCCGTCCAAAGCGTGAATATTAA
- the LOC121762602 gene encoding synaptotagmin-3-like isoform X2: MGFLESLLEWIGFGFGIPIGIVVGFLVFIYFDPTDVSKVDWLNRVILDAWPYIDKAACGIITTTAEAIFAEYIGQYQIKSIDFERLTLGSLPPKIHGLKPQDSNENELVLDLALRWAGDADIALEVKLSSLRLAIQVVDIQISSATRIVLRPFVPSFPCFSSIAVSLMEKPMVDFGFRIMGCDIMSVPGVYHILQDIVARQVAKLYLWPQTLEIDILDSSLGATKKPVGILHVKVVRARNLLNMDFLSTSDPYVKLSLTGERLPSKKTTVKKNNLNPEWNETFKLTVKDPVSQVLQLKLYDWEKVGAHDYLGMQLVPLNTLVPYKKQDITLDLQNSMDPNDPHNKKPHGQIAFETTFVPFLEDSKKFSSSSGSSGNGSSRNGHESMSLSGTGLLLVRVVEAKDVEGKTSPSSPYATVLFRGDKRRTKTVKKTRNPYWNEEFQFVLDEAPVKDFIKIEVMSKRRRMGVMCKESLGYVEIHLADVVDNEHINEKYHLIDSRDGIIHLDIRWKVV; the protein is encoded by the exons ATGGGATTTCTAGAGAGTTTGTTGGAATGGATAGGATTTGGGTTTGGGATTCCAATAGGAATCGTTGTCGGATTCTTGGTGTTTATATACTTTGACCCCACAGATGTATCCAAG GTTGATTGGTTAAACAGAGTAATCCTTGATGCATGGCCATATATTGATAAG GCAGCGTGTGGGATTATTACGACCACCGCAGAAGCTATCTTTGCTGAGTATATTGGCCAATATCAGATCAAATCGATTGATTTTGAACGCCTTACTCTTGGAAGCCTTCCTCCCAAGATTCATG GTCTGAAGCCCCAAGATTCTAATGAGAATGAACTAGTTCTTGATCTTGCACTGAGATGGGCTGGGGATGCTGACATTGCTCTGGAAGTAAAATTGTCATCTCTACGACTAGCTATCCAG GTTGTAGATATTCAAATATCATCAGCAACAAGGATCGTTTTGAGACCTTTTGTACCGTCATTCCCATGTTTTTCAAGCATTGCCGTTTCCCTGATGGAGAAG CCAATGGTAGACTTTGGATTTCGAATTATGGGATGTGATATTATGTCAGTACCCGGTGTGTACCATATTTTACAG GACATTGTGGCGAGGCAAGTCGCTAAGCTTTATCTCTGGCCCCAAACGTTAGAGATAGACATCCTTGATAGTTCATT AGGAGCTACGAAGAAGCCTGTTGGAATACTACACGTCAAGGTTGTAAGAGCACGCAATCTCTTAAACATGGATTTCCTGAGCACATCTGATCCCTATGTTAAACTGAGCCTCACAGGGGAAAGACTCCCTTCAAAGAAGACGACGGTCAAGAAGAATAATCTTAATCCCGAATGGAACGAGACCTTCAAGCTGACCGTGAAGGACCCCGTGTCCCAAGTTCTACAGCTGAAACTCTATGATTGGGAAAAG GTTGGTGCTCATGACTATCTAGGAATGCAGTTGGTTCCACTGAATACGCTCGTTCCATACAAGAAACAAGACATCACGCTTGATTTGCAGAATAGCATGGACCCGAACGACCCTCATAATAAGAAGCCACACGGCCAGATCGCATTCGAGACGACCTTTGTTCCTTTCCTCGAAGACAGCAAGAAATTTAGTTCATCTTCTGGTTCTTCAGGAAACGGAAGTTCAAGAAACGGCCATGAAAGCATGTCGCTGAGTGGGACGGGTCTGCTCCTTGTTAGGGTCGTTGAGGCTAAGGATGTAGAAGGGAAGACCAGCCCGAGCAGCCCTTATGCCACAGTCCTGTTTAGAGGCGACAAACGGCGAACTAAG ACTGTGAAGAAAACTCGAAACCCTTATTGGAATGAAGAATTCCAGTTCGTGCTAGATGAGGCTCCCGTGAAGGATTTCATCAAGATCGAGGTGATGAGCAAGAGACGTCGCATGGGAGTCATGTGTAAG GAGTCGTTGGGGTACGTAGAGATTCACTTGGCCGATGTGGTCGACAACGAGCATATCAACGAGAAGTATCATCTTATCGACTCGAGAGATGGAATTATACATTTGGACATAAGGTGGAAAGTGGTATAA
- the LOC121762602 gene encoding synaptotagmin-3-like isoform X1: protein MGFLESLLEWIGFGFGIPIGIVVGFLVFIYFDPTDVSKEVVINSVNEFDSSSIVDIMPNLPLWVMNPDYERVDWLNRVILDAWPYIDKAACGIITTTAEAIFAEYIGQYQIKSIDFERLTLGSLPPKIHGLKPQDSNENELVLDLALRWAGDADIALEVKLSSLRLAIQVVDIQISSATRIVLRPFVPSFPCFSSIAVSLMEKPMVDFGFRIMGCDIMSVPGVYHILQDIVARQVAKLYLWPQTLEIDILDSSLGATKKPVGILHVKVVRARNLLNMDFLSTSDPYVKLSLTGERLPSKKTTVKKNNLNPEWNETFKLTVKDPVSQVLQLKLYDWEKVGAHDYLGMQLVPLNTLVPYKKQDITLDLQNSMDPNDPHNKKPHGQIAFETTFVPFLEDSKKFSSSSGSSGNGSSRNGHESMSLSGTGLLLVRVVEAKDVEGKTSPSSPYATVLFRGDKRRTKTVKKTRNPYWNEEFQFVLDEAPVKDFIKIEVMSKRRRMGVMCKESLGYVEIHLADVVDNEHINEKYHLIDSRDGIIHLDIRWKVV from the exons ATGGGATTTCTAGAGAGTTTGTTGGAATGGATAGGATTTGGGTTTGGGATTCCAATAGGAATCGTTGTCGGATTCTTGGTGTTTATATACTTTGACCCCACAGATGTATCCAAG GAGGTTGTGATTAACTCGGTTAATGAATTTGACTCGAGCTCCATAGTTGATATCATGCCTAATCTTCCACTATGGGTGATGAATCCAGACTATGAGAGA GTTGATTGGTTAAACAGAGTAATCCTTGATGCATGGCCATATATTGATAAG GCAGCGTGTGGGATTATTACGACCACCGCAGAAGCTATCTTTGCTGAGTATATTGGCCAATATCAGATCAAATCGATTGATTTTGAACGCCTTACTCTTGGAAGCCTTCCTCCCAAGATTCATG GTCTGAAGCCCCAAGATTCTAATGAGAATGAACTAGTTCTTGATCTTGCACTGAGATGGGCTGGGGATGCTGACATTGCTCTGGAAGTAAAATTGTCATCTCTACGACTAGCTATCCAG GTTGTAGATATTCAAATATCATCAGCAACAAGGATCGTTTTGAGACCTTTTGTACCGTCATTCCCATGTTTTTCAAGCATTGCCGTTTCCCTGATGGAGAAG CCAATGGTAGACTTTGGATTTCGAATTATGGGATGTGATATTATGTCAGTACCCGGTGTGTACCATATTTTACAG GACATTGTGGCGAGGCAAGTCGCTAAGCTTTATCTCTGGCCCCAAACGTTAGAGATAGACATCCTTGATAGTTCATT AGGAGCTACGAAGAAGCCTGTTGGAATACTACACGTCAAGGTTGTAAGAGCACGCAATCTCTTAAACATGGATTTCCTGAGCACATCTGATCCCTATGTTAAACTGAGCCTCACAGGGGAAAGACTCCCTTCAAAGAAGACGACGGTCAAGAAGAATAATCTTAATCCCGAATGGAACGAGACCTTCAAGCTGACCGTGAAGGACCCCGTGTCCCAAGTTCTACAGCTGAAACTCTATGATTGGGAAAAG GTTGGTGCTCATGACTATCTAGGAATGCAGTTGGTTCCACTGAATACGCTCGTTCCATACAAGAAACAAGACATCACGCTTGATTTGCAGAATAGCATGGACCCGAACGACCCTCATAATAAGAAGCCACACGGCCAGATCGCATTCGAGACGACCTTTGTTCCTTTCCTCGAAGACAGCAAGAAATTTAGTTCATCTTCTGGTTCTTCAGGAAACGGAAGTTCAAGAAACGGCCATGAAAGCATGTCGCTGAGTGGGACGGGTCTGCTCCTTGTTAGGGTCGTTGAGGCTAAGGATGTAGAAGGGAAGACCAGCCCGAGCAGCCCTTATGCCACAGTCCTGTTTAGAGGCGACAAACGGCGAACTAAG ACTGTGAAGAAAACTCGAAACCCTTATTGGAATGAAGAATTCCAGTTCGTGCTAGATGAGGCTCCCGTGAAGGATTTCATCAAGATCGAGGTGATGAGCAAGAGACGTCGCATGGGAGTCATGTGTAAG GAGTCGTTGGGGTACGTAGAGATTCACTTGGCCGATGTGGTCGACAACGAGCATATCAACGAGAAGTATCATCTTATCGACTCGAGAGATGGAATTATACATTTGGACATAAGGTGGAAAGTGGTATAA